The Nitrospira sp. genome window below encodes:
- a CDS encoding GNAT family N-acetyltransferase — translation MTDPVIRNMDPDDRESVVQLLGESDPWKRLGYTQDDWNRIFCPIPQARDCYIALLNGQVAGVAILKQKFLLGDYLELLGVAVWARQKGIGGQLLRHIEELVFKRTKNLFVCVSDFNESARAFYKMHGYQEIGPMPNFLIPGSAELLLRKSAGPTRRTDGG, via the coding sequence ATGACTGATCCGGTTATCAGGAACATGGATCCGGACGATCGTGAGTCCGTCGTCCAACTGCTCGGTGAGTCTGACCCCTGGAAAAGACTTGGTTACACGCAGGATGATTGGAACCGCATCTTTTGCCCAATCCCGCAAGCGCGAGACTGCTACATCGCCCTCCTCAATGGGCAAGTAGCCGGTGTCGCTATCCTAAAGCAGAAGTTTCTTCTGGGCGACTATCTGGAGCTCTTGGGGGTGGCGGTATGGGCTCGCCAAAAGGGAATCGGCGGTCAACTGTTGCGGCACATCGAGGAGTTGGTCTTCAAGAGGACCAAGAATCTTTTCGTTTGTGTATCGGACTTCAACGAATCGGCACGAGCCTTTTACAAGATGCATGGCTATCAGGAAATCGGCCCCATGCCCAATTTCCTGATCCCCGGCAGCGCGGAGCTGTTGTTGCGCAAGTCGGCTGGGCCAACGAGAAGAACTGATGGCGGATAG
- a CDS encoding polysaccharide deacetylase family protein — MRRQGLLCLLLGLLLGTTPEPFVPTDGLAQVIKSGSPTCPGVALTFDLCPVRKGSGYDQPLMDYLIKHRIPATFFMSGKWMVKHEPEVNHLLSLGFFEVGTHGDVHAHLPMHDADEQRREILGPIKLLQEHYAHEAMLFRPPYGEYNDVTVAVVNMLGLQFIRWNIESGDPDPTLSAEQILAGVAARAKPGSIIVFHANGKGKQTRQVVEQLATNVLPRRGLQPMTVSELLTCKPRTHD, encoded by the coding sequence ATGCGGCGACAGGGTCTGCTATGCCTTTTGCTTGGCCTCCTGTTAGGGACGACTCCCGAGCCATTCGTTCCAACAGACGGTCTGGCACAAGTTATCAAGTCCGGCTCACCGACATGTCCGGGCGTGGCCTTGACGTTCGATCTCTGTCCCGTGCGGAAGGGGTCCGGTTATGATCAGCCGTTGATGGACTATCTGATCAAGCACCGTATCCCGGCCACGTTCTTCATGTCCGGCAAGTGGATGGTAAAACATGAGCCAGAAGTGAACCATCTATTAAGCCTGGGATTTTTTGAAGTGGGAACGCACGGTGATGTGCATGCCCACCTTCCCATGCACGATGCCGACGAACAGCGGAGGGAGATTCTCGGCCCCATCAAACTGTTGCAGGAACACTATGCCCATGAGGCGATGTTGTTTCGGCCGCCGTACGGGGAATACAACGATGTGACCGTCGCCGTGGTGAACATGCTCGGCCTGCAATTCATCCGATGGAATATCGAATCGGGCGATCCGGACCCCACACTCTCCGCCGAGCAGATTCTCGCCGGAGTCGCCGCTCGTGCCAAGCCGGGGAGCATCATCGTCTTCCATGCGAACGGCAAAGGTAAGCAAACCAGGCAGGTGGTTGAACAACTGGCAACGAATGTCCTTCCTCGGCGAGGCCTCCAACCCATGACGGTCAGCGAGTTGTTGACCTGCAAGCCACGAACCCATGACTGA
- a CDS encoding site-2 protease family protein yields the protein MPSWEIGRALGIPIRIHASWFLVFLLVTWSLSTSYLPESLPGLAPERYWAMGGLAAVLLFLSVLLHELGHSYVALYYRIPIEKITLFIFGGVAHMRKEAPTPLAEFLIALAGPAVSFVIGGLCFVFVELAQAIQRQHGLQGWIMLGALLGFVNMQLGLFNMIPGFPLDGGRVLRAGLWAWGKDFYRATKQAAVVGLAFGLVLGLVGLVVMYGAVSGGLPASMASNGGWILIIGMFLFAAALASRRQASIRQSLATVPIRDLMVTTVVSIPSHCTLDEAVNQYFQAYGYGGFPVIDDGRLVGMLTVSEVQSISPTLWLWRRVEQVMRPVSESLVIAPDVPVIQAMERMAHERWDRLVVMQDGEIVGLVTHSAIVHFLQLRGSSSR from the coding sequence ATGCCTTCCTGGGAAATCGGCCGAGCGTTGGGAATTCCGATCCGTATCCATGCCTCATGGTTTTTGGTCTTTCTCCTGGTCACATGGTCCCTCTCGACCAGCTATCTGCCGGAAAGTTTGCCTGGGCTCGCTCCCGAGCGTTACTGGGCGATGGGCGGCCTTGCAGCGGTGCTGTTATTCCTCTCCGTGCTCTTGCATGAGCTCGGCCACTCCTACGTCGCCTTGTACTATCGCATCCCGATTGAAAAGATCACGCTGTTCATATTCGGCGGTGTGGCTCACATGAGGAAAGAAGCTCCGACACCGCTTGCCGAATTCCTCATTGCATTGGCCGGTCCGGCGGTCAGCTTCGTGATCGGCGGTCTCTGTTTTGTCTTTGTGGAGCTGGCCCAGGCAATTCAACGGCAACATGGCCTCCAGGGTTGGATCATGCTCGGAGCCCTGTTGGGTTTCGTGAATATGCAACTCGGCCTCTTCAATATGATTCCGGGTTTTCCGCTGGATGGCGGGCGGGTCTTACGTGCAGGATTGTGGGCCTGGGGAAAGGATTTTTATCGGGCCACCAAACAAGCCGCAGTGGTCGGTCTTGCGTTTGGATTGGTGCTTGGACTGGTCGGCCTTGTTGTGATGTACGGAGCCGTGAGCGGCGGATTGCCCGCTTCGATGGCATCGAACGGCGGGTGGATTCTCATCATCGGCATGTTTCTCTTCGCCGCGGCTTTGGCGAGCCGTCGCCAAGCCTCCATCCGTCAGTCGCTGGCCACGGTTCCTATCCGAGATCTAATGGTGACGACGGTTGTTTCAATCCCGTCGCATTGTACTCTGGATGAGGCGGTGAACCAGTACTTCCAAGCCTATGGCTACGGCGGCTTTCCGGTGATTGACGACGGACGGCTGGTGGGTATGTTGACAGTGTCGGAAGTTCAGTCCATCTCGCCCACGCTCTGGTTGTGGCGGCGGGTTGAGCAGGTGATGCGTCCTGTTTCGGAGTCGCTAGTAATCGCACCGGATGTTCCGGTGATTCAAGCGATGGAACGTATGGCTCATGAGAGATGGGATCGATTAGTCGTCATGCAGGACGGGGAAATTGTCGGACTCGTCACCCATTCGGCCATCGTGCATTTTCTTCAGCTACGGGGCTCCTCCAGCCGCTGA
- a CDS encoding YihY/virulence factor BrkB family protein, producing the protein MNVLRFLLDVLKSFLQQGCASLAASLAFFSLLSLFPLAFLVLYGVSFFVSQDVIGEQFMLSFLKEFLPSLGERLAEELHRISALERVRWLVFLSFFWFGGLVFYELDYALNVVFESTQKRHPLISTAISIALLWSTGLLLLMAYVGTQTIAFFTTYAPRLWGLDLVALAAHDFHLTYTLPFALAFLTVSLLYRLVPRHRPRWRAAMVGALIFSLLWVAAKLLFVSYSDYATVYARLYGSLLEVVLLLLWVYYSAGLFLFGGIIAQKLQQFAPSSPKVPAADV; encoded by the coding sequence ATGAATGTCCTCCGTTTCCTCCTTGACGTACTGAAGTCCTTTTTACAGCAGGGCTGCGCCAGCCTTGCCGCATCGTTGGCTTTCTTTTCGCTGCTCTCACTCTTTCCACTCGCCTTTCTCGTCCTGTATGGGGTGAGTTTCTTCGTCAGTCAGGATGTCATCGGTGAACAGTTCATGCTGAGCTTCCTCAAGGAATTTTTGCCGTCGTTGGGCGAACGCCTGGCCGAAGAACTTCATCGGATCAGTGCATTGGAACGCGTGCGGTGGCTCGTGTTTCTCTCCTTCTTCTGGTTTGGAGGCCTCGTCTTTTACGAGCTCGACTATGCGCTCAACGTGGTGTTTGAGAGCACCCAAAAGCGTCACCCATTGATTTCGACCGCAATTTCCATCGCGCTCTTGTGGTCCACCGGACTGCTGCTGCTTATGGCGTACGTAGGCACGCAAACCATCGCCTTTTTCACCACCTACGCTCCCAGGCTCTGGGGACTCGATCTCGTGGCCCTGGCCGCGCATGATTTTCATCTAACCTACACTCTGCCCTTTGCTCTGGCATTCCTGACCGTCAGCCTATTGTACCGCCTGGTTCCTCGCCACCGTCCTCGCTGGCGAGCCGCAATGGTTGGAGCACTGATCTTTAGCCTGCTGTGGGTCGCAGCCAAGTTGTTGTTCGTCAGCTATAGCGACTATGCTACGGTCTACGCCAGGCTTTATGGATCGTTGCTCGAAGTCGTACTCTTGCTGTTGTGGGTCTATTATTCCGCCGGCCTCTTCCTCTTCGGCGGCATCATCGCCCAGAAGTTGCAACAGTTCGCCCCCTCGTCGCCTAAGGTACCGGCAGCCGATGTCTAA
- a CDS encoding NADH-quinone oxidoreductase subunit N, with product MTFPVGDLFLILPELLVITAACLVLVLDPVLRPSDKDGLVWLSLGTLAICMGLTASQMRAPVEAFSGLVIIDTYGAFWKLLLYFVTGLTILLSHSYLKEERLYFGEYYGFVLLALAGMMVMVSAADLLTIYLGSELMSLALYVMAGLKRSEPRSLEASAKYFVLGAFSSGILLYGISLLYGATGSTRLPAIATAIAGQSLDDPLLLFATILLAVGFGFKLAVVPFHMWTPDVYEGAPTSVTAFMAVASKAASFGAFLRVFIEGLGGLKANWSAMFLLICLATLVLGNVVALVQTNIKRMLAYSSIAHAGYALIGVVAAGRLENSSGLASVLLYLALYTFMTFGAFAVAAMLRKNGVEGDEIEDFTGLSKRHPVAALLMLIFMVSLAGIPPTAGFIGKFYVFMSAVEAGMTWLAVIALIFAAVSAYYYLRVVMVMYMREPSDVTESAPHLVMSPTFSIVLACAVAGVVIFGIYPNPVVQLAMQAVSTLR from the coding sequence ATGACCTTCCCGGTTGGAGACCTGTTCCTCATTCTTCCGGAGCTGTTGGTCATCACCGCTGCCTGCCTTGTGCTGGTGCTGGATCCGGTGCTGCGTCCATCAGACAAAGACGGCCTGGTGTGGCTGAGTCTGGGAACCCTCGCTATTTGCATGGGCTTGACGGCCTCACAGATGAGAGCTCCCGTCGAAGCGTTTAGCGGGCTGGTGATCATCGACACGTACGGGGCCTTTTGGAAGCTGCTGCTTTACTTTGTCACCGGCCTCACGATTCTCCTTTCGCATTCGTACCTCAAGGAAGAGCGGCTGTACTTCGGCGAATACTACGGCTTTGTCCTGCTTGCTCTCGCAGGGATGATGGTGATGGTATCGGCAGCCGACCTCCTGACGATCTATCTCGGTAGTGAACTGATGTCCCTTGCGCTCTACGTGATGGCGGGGCTGAAGCGATCGGAACCTCGTTCGCTCGAAGCCTCCGCCAAATACTTCGTACTAGGCGCCTTTTCATCCGGTATCCTCTTGTACGGCATCTCACTCCTCTATGGAGCTACCGGAAGCACCAGGCTTCCGGCCATTGCCACTGCGATCGCTGGGCAGAGCCTGGACGATCCCTTACTGTTATTCGCAACGATCCTGCTCGCGGTTGGATTCGGCTTCAAACTCGCCGTCGTGCCGTTTCATATGTGGACGCCGGACGTCTATGAAGGCGCCCCAACTTCGGTCACCGCCTTCATGGCCGTGGCATCCAAAGCCGCCAGCTTCGGCGCCTTCCTCCGGGTATTTATTGAGGGGCTCGGCGGCTTGAAAGCCAACTGGTCCGCCATGTTCCTCCTGATCTGCCTTGCCACCCTAGTGTTGGGGAATGTCGTGGCGTTGGTGCAGACGAATATCAAGCGGATGCTCGCGTACTCGAGTATTGCCCATGCCGGCTATGCCTTGATCGGCGTGGTCGCTGCCGGGCGGTTAGAAAACTCCTCGGGTCTCGCAAGCGTGTTGCTCTATCTCGCGCTCTACACATTCATGACTTTCGGCGCGTTCGCCGTCGCCGCCATGCTTCGCAAGAACGGGGTGGAGGGAGATGAGATCGAGGACTTCACCGGTCTGTCCAAACGTCATCCGGTGGCGGCGTTGCTCATGTTGATCTTCATGGTCTCCCTGGCGGGCATTCCTCCCACCGCGGGGTTCATCGGAAAATTTTACGTCTTTATGTCTGCCGTCGAAGCTGGCATGACGTGGCTGGCGGTCATCGCGCTGATTTTTGCCGCTGTGTCGGCCTATTACTATCTCCGGGTTGTGATGGTCATGTACATGCGCGAGCCGAGCGACGTCACGGAGAGCGCTCCTCACTTGGTTATGTCGCCGACCTTCTCCATCGTGCTGGCCTGCGCGGTGGCCGGCGTGGTGATCTTCGGGATCTACCCCAATCCGGTCGTGCAGCTAGCCATGCAGGCGGTATCGACATTAAGATGA
- a CDS encoding NADH-quinone oxidoreductase subunit M, translated as MTQSFPWLTALICIPLIGAAAVFFVKDSSARLIALAATVVDLLISLPLWWLFDASSSHMQFMESALWISSPPIHYRLGLDGISLPLVLMTTVLMPLCVLISWHSIESRVRSFMAMLLIMEGAMIGVFAALDFVLFYVFWEAMLIPMYLLIGVWGGSNRLYAAIKFFLYTLAGSVLLLVAILVLYFQGGHTFDILQLSQSTYSKSLQFWLFLAFFAAFAVKVPMFPLHTWLPDAHVEAPTAGSVILASVLLKMGAYGFVRFSLPMLPDASQSFTPLMVALSIIAIIYGAYMALAQADLKKLIAYSSVSHMGFVTLGLFMFNIQGIEGAVMQMVNHGITTGGLFLCVGVIYERTHSRQIADNIGLTKPMPRYATFLVIFALSSLGLPGTNSFVGEFMVLIGTFLWSKIATALASLGIILAAVYLLWMVQRVAFGVPSPHMLPKLRDVNLREMVTLVPLIVLIFGIGLFPNPILTRMHPSVEKIIARVLPKAPEQASTVSQIDPSPPSVEDVALTADATSATVEERQP; from the coding sequence ATGACACAGTCCTTTCCTTGGCTTACGGCACTCATCTGTATCCCGCTGATCGGCGCGGCTGCGGTCTTTTTCGTGAAGGATTCCTCGGCTCGGCTCATCGCCCTCGCCGCCACCGTCGTTGACTTACTGATTTCACTCCCGCTCTGGTGGTTGTTCGATGCCTCCTCCAGCCACATGCAGTTTATGGAATCGGCCCTGTGGATCTCGTCGCCGCCGATTCATTATCGGCTAGGTCTCGACGGCATCAGTCTGCCGTTGGTCCTCATGACGACGGTCCTGATGCCGCTCTGCGTCCTGATTTCCTGGCACTCCATCGAATCGCGAGTCCGGAGCTTCATGGCCATGCTGCTGATCATGGAAGGGGCCATGATCGGAGTGTTCGCGGCGCTCGATTTCGTACTGTTCTACGTGTTTTGGGAGGCGATGCTGATCCCGATGTATCTCTTGATCGGAGTCTGGGGTGGATCGAATCGGCTCTATGCAGCGATTAAATTCTTTCTGTATACCCTGGCCGGCAGCGTCCTGCTGTTGGTCGCGATTTTGGTGCTGTATTTCCAGGGCGGCCATACATTCGACATCCTTCAGTTAAGCCAAAGCACCTATTCCAAGTCGCTGCAATTCTGGCTCTTCCTCGCGTTCTTCGCCGCCTTCGCCGTCAAGGTCCCCATGTTCCCTCTCCATACCTGGTTGCCGGACGCGCACGTAGAAGCACCGACGGCAGGCAGCGTGATTCTCGCCAGCGTCCTGCTCAAGATGGGCGCCTATGGATTCGTGCGCTTCAGTTTGCCGATGTTGCCGGACGCATCCCAATCGTTTACCCCCTTGATGGTCGCCCTCTCGATTATCGCCATCATCTATGGCGCCTACATGGCATTGGCCCAAGCCGACCTGAAAAAGCTCATCGCCTATTCGAGCGTGAGCCACATGGGGTTCGTCACGCTCGGCCTATTCATGTTCAATATTCAAGGAATTGAAGGCGCCGTGATGCAGATGGTCAATCACGGCATCACGACCGGAGGGCTGTTTCTCTGCGTGGGGGTGATTTACGAACGCACCCATAGTCGCCAGATCGCGGACAATATCGGGCTGACAAAGCCGATGCCGCGGTATGCGACGTTCCTGGTCATTTTTGCCTTGTCGTCGTTGGGATTGCCCGGCACGAACAGTTTTGTCGGGGAGTTTATGGTTCTGATAGGCACCTTCCTCTGGAGCAAGATCGCCACAGCCCTCGCCTCATTGGGAATTATCCTCGCCGCCGTCTACTTGCTCTGGATGGTTCAACGTGTCGCCTTCGGCGTGCCGTCTCCACACATGCTCCCGAAACTACGCGATGTGAACCTACGTGAGATGGTCACCCTGGTGCCGCTCATTGTATTGATCTTTGGGATCGGACTGTTCCCTAACCCCATCCTGACCCGCATGCACCCAAGCGTCGAGAAAATCATCGCTCGCGTGTTGCCGAAGGCTCCTGAGCAGGCCTCAACAGTAAGTCAGATCGACCCCTCCCCTCCATCTGTCGAGGACGTAGCCCTTACAGCGGACGCCACGAGTGCCACGGTGGAGGAAAGACAGCCATGA
- the nuoL gene encoding NADH-quinone oxidoreductase subunit L — protein sequence MLYALIPLLPLAAFLVLGLAGWHIKDRAHLVAVPAVMLSLVLSLAAFLEVASGSVISVPLYTWLTSGNLDIHIGLHIDRLTAVMLLLVTGVSSLVHVYTIGYMQGEPGYARFFSYIALFTFSMLMLVLADNLLQLFVFWEAVGLCSYLLIGHWYERASACAAATKAFVVNRVGDFGFMLGLLLVWYQFGSLNYLDIFPAIHEATDLTMNLLGPFGGTLEVSIFTLIGLLLFAGAVGKSAQVPLHVWLPDAMEGPTPISALIHAATMVTAGVFMVARLAPIYNLSPTAMSVVAVTGAATMVLGATIALTQTDIKRVVAYSTVSQLGYMMMACGLGAYASGMYHLLTHGAFKALLFLGCGSVIIALHHEQDMRHMGGLKDKLPITYWTFVIGSLALAGFPLTAGFFSKDDILVSAWSSGALGQVLALFGLLTALLTAFYSFRLVFVTFWGPSRVDPHHAEHLHEPSQTITTPLIILAFLSILTGYLGIPSFLEPVFSTGSDAAAHHGSAGIAIMIAATAMGLLGIAAAYYVYVANPGLPERLAQLWGSLYRGSLNKWYVDEAYDHLFVRPTYTAASELWKRVDVNLIDGAVNGIARGVAWGGWLLRLIQSGQTQHYALAMAVGIVVIVTAFLIS from the coding sequence ATGCTGTACGCTCTCATCCCACTTCTTCCTCTGGCCGCCTTTCTGGTCTTAGGCTTGGCCGGCTGGCACATTAAAGACCGGGCCCACCTGGTCGCGGTTCCGGCGGTCATGTTGTCGCTCGTCTTGTCGCTGGCGGCCTTTCTAGAAGTGGCGTCCGGCTCCGTCATTTCAGTTCCGCTGTATACCTGGCTCACATCCGGAAATCTCGACATTCACATCGGTCTCCATATCGACAGGCTGACCGCCGTCATGCTCCTGCTGGTCACCGGTGTCAGCTCGCTCGTACACGTCTATACGATCGGTTACATGCAGGGTGAGCCTGGCTACGCTCGGTTCTTCAGCTACATCGCCCTGTTCACCTTCTCCATGTTGATGTTGGTGTTGGCCGACAACTTATTGCAGCTCTTCGTGTTCTGGGAAGCCGTGGGGCTCTGTTCCTACCTGCTGATCGGCCATTGGTACGAGCGCGCGTCCGCCTGCGCGGCGGCGACCAAAGCCTTTGTCGTCAATCGCGTGGGCGATTTTGGGTTCATGTTGGGTCTGCTGCTCGTCTGGTACCAGTTCGGCTCGCTGAATTACCTCGACATCTTTCCCGCCATCCACGAAGCGACTGATTTGACGATGAACCTCCTCGGCCCTTTCGGAGGAACCTTGGAGGTTTCGATATTCACGCTGATCGGGTTGCTCCTATTTGCCGGCGCAGTGGGTAAATCGGCACAAGTTCCGCTTCATGTCTGGCTGCCTGACGCGATGGAAGGACCGACACCGATTTCGGCACTCATTCACGCCGCCACGATGGTCACGGCCGGGGTCTTCATGGTGGCACGTCTCGCCCCGATCTATAACCTTTCTCCAACCGCGATGAGCGTGGTTGCTGTGACAGGGGCGGCGACGATGGTTCTCGGCGCCACTATTGCGTTGACTCAAACCGACATCAAACGTGTCGTCGCGTATTCGACGGTGAGTCAGCTCGGTTACATGATGATGGCTTGCGGGCTCGGAGCCTACGCCTCCGGCATGTATCACTTATTGACACATGGCGCGTTTAAAGCCTTGCTTTTTCTGGGCTGTGGCTCCGTCATTATCGCTCTGCATCATGAACAGGACATGCGACACATGGGCGGCCTCAAAGACAAGTTACCGATTACCTACTGGACCTTTGTAATCGGTTCGCTGGCGCTCGCCGGCTTCCCCCTGACGGCGGGATTCTTCAGCAAGGATGACATTCTCGTGTCCGCCTGGTCGTCTGGTGCTCTGGGCCAGGTACTGGCGCTCTTCGGTCTACTGACGGCCCTCCTGACAGCCTTCTACAGCTTCCGGCTGGTCTTCGTGACTTTTTGGGGACCTTCGCGTGTCGATCCGCACCATGCGGAGCACCTCCACGAACCTTCGCAAACGATCACCACACCGCTCATCATTCTGGCATTCCTCAGTATTCTGACCGGTTATCTCGGCATCCCATCGTTCCTGGAGCCTGTCTTTTCAACCGGGAGTGACGCGGCTGCTCACCACGGCTCTGCAGGGATCGCCATTATGATCGCGGCAACTGCGATGGGCTTACTCGGTATTGCAGCAGCCTACTATGTTTATGTGGCCAACCCCGGCCTCCCGGAACGCCTGGCTCAATTGTGGGGCAGCCTGTATCGAGGCTCTCTGAACAAGTGGTATGTAGACGAAGCCTACGATCATCTGTTTGTCAGACCAACATATACAGCCGCCTCGGAGCTATGGAAGCGCGTTGACGTCAATCTCATCGACGGAGCAGTCAACGGCATCGCGCGCGGGGTTGCCTGGGGTGGATGGTTATTGAGACTGATCCAGAGCGGGCAGACCCAGCATTACGCACTGGCGATGGCGGTTGGGATCGTTGTGATTGTGACGGCCTTTCTGATTTCGTAG
- the nuoK gene encoding NADH-quinone oxidoreductase subunit NuoK gives MIPISYYLMLSGIVFLTGLVGVLIRRNIIAILLSVELMLNATNINFVAFSDHFQDLGGQVFVFFALTVAAAEVAVGLAIIIALHRSKATINVEEFNLLKW, from the coding sequence ATGATTCCCATTTCCTACTACCTCATGCTGAGTGGCATCGTCTTTCTGACCGGCCTTGTGGGTGTGCTCATACGACGCAACATCATCGCCATCCTGCTGTCCGTGGAGCTGATGCTGAATGCAACCAACATTAACTTCGTCGCGTTTTCCGACCACTTTCAGGATCTTGGCGGTCAGGTGTTCGTGTTCTTTGCTTTGACGGTGGCGGCTGCGGAGGTCGCAGTCGGACTTGCGATCATCATCGCCTTGCACCGATCTAAAGCCACGATCAACGTCGAAGAGTTCAATCTGTTGAAATGGTAA
- a CDS encoding NADH-quinone oxidoreductase subunit J: MSLVFFGYFAGMIAITSMLVVALKNPVYSALSLLVMFFHVAGLFVILHAEFLAAVQVIVYAGAILVLYLFVVMLLNVKEDDRYHSQWLVAAVVCVPLLIESIVMLSGGAGSSDQASPSLRSGPHDAIAADNTLAIGQTLFSTYLFPFEVASLVLLVAMIGAIVLAKRDFSEGREL; encoded by the coding sequence ATGTCGCTGGTGTTTTTTGGTTACTTTGCCGGGATGATCGCCATAACGTCCATGCTGGTGGTCGCGCTGAAAAACCCCGTCTACAGCGCGCTTTCGCTCTTGGTGATGTTCTTCCATGTCGCGGGACTCTTCGTCATACTCCATGCCGAATTTCTCGCGGCCGTGCAGGTCATCGTCTATGCCGGGGCCATTCTCGTGCTGTATCTCTTCGTCGTCATGTTGCTCAATGTCAAAGAAGACGACCGGTATCACAGCCAATGGTTGGTCGCCGCCGTGGTCTGTGTGCCGTTGCTGATCGAGTCGATCGTGATGCTCTCCGGCGGAGCGGGATCGAGCGATCAGGCCAGTCCATCGCTCCGGTCCGGACCGCATGATGCAATCGCCGCCGACAACACGTTGGCCATCGGCCAGACGCTTTTTTCAACCTACTTATTCCCCTTCGAGGTCGCCTCTTTGGTGCTCTTAGTGGCGATGATCGGCGCCATCGTCCTCGCGAAACGAGACTTTTCTGAAGGCCGTGAACTATGA
- the nuoI gene encoding NADH-quinone oxidoreductase subunit NuoI, producing MASTTTTRRLRLSEWFKTITFYEILVGMKATMSHLLNYRPVTLQYPHEKRTLPDNYRGMLALLRYDDGTEKCVGCDLCEAACPSRVIRVVSAEVPGEPTKRYSKEYYMDMTRCLFCGMCVEACPVDALGMTREFEWAVYDKRQLHLNKQQLLAIGDRSFPIREKRLELQHPNVAFFNVAFKHVPSKPD from the coding sequence ATGGCATCAACAACAACCACCAGGCGCCTGAGGCTGTCCGAATGGTTCAAGACCATCACGTTCTACGAGATCCTGGTCGGCATGAAGGCGACCATGTCGCATCTGCTCAATTATCGTCCGGTGACCTTGCAATACCCTCACGAGAAACGTACCCTGCCCGACAACTATCGCGGCATGCTCGCGCTGCTGCGATACGACGATGGGACCGAGAAGTGCGTCGGATGCGATCTCTGTGAAGCAGCCTGCCCGTCGCGCGTCATTCGGGTCGTCAGTGCCGAGGTGCCGGGTGAACCGACGAAGCGTTACTCCAAAGAATATTACATGGACATGACCCGTTGCTTGTTCTGTGGAATGTGTGTGGAGGCCTGCCCTGTCGATGCGCTGGGCATGACAAGAGAATTTGAGTGGGCGGTATACGACAAGCGCCAACTCCACCTGAACAAACAGCAATTGCTCGCCATCGGCGACCGTTCGTTCCCGATTCGCGAGAAGCGCCTGGAGCTGCAGCATCCCAACGTCGCGTTCTTCAACGTGGCGTTCAAGCACGTGCCGTCAAAACCGGACTGA
- the nuoH gene encoding NADH-quinone oxidoreductase subunit NuoH: MTEFGLRLAISLTQIAAVMGIVVITVLILTLAERKVLGWMQDRMGPMEVGPYGILQPFADAIKLFFKEDIIPAGANKFLFTMAPILCLIPTFIGFAVIPWGPNWTFEIGGVSVKPFIISDINIGILYILAFASLAAYGIILGGWASNSKYSLLGGLRSAAQIISYELNVGLSIVGVLLLAGSLSLVKITDAQAGGFWNWFLFALPAPQIFAFVVYVISTVAETNRVPFDLPEAESELVAGFFTEYSGLRFAFFFLAEYANMMLVSCVAAALFLGGWNAPYPGTILGLIGLPSFAWVENTMWFAVKTYSFLFLFFWLRATLPRLRYDQLMRFGWKVMLPIALGNIVVTSIAVFVYQQMK, encoded by the coding sequence GTGACTGAATTCGGATTGCGTCTCGCCATCTCCCTTACCCAGATCGCCGCGGTCATGGGCATCGTGGTCATCACGGTCCTCATCCTCACTCTTGCGGAACGCAAAGTCTTGGGCTGGATGCAGGACCGCATGGGCCCGATGGAGGTGGGACCCTACGGTATCCTCCAGCCGTTTGCGGACGCCATCAAACTGTTTTTCAAGGAAGACATCATCCCCGCCGGTGCCAACAAGTTCCTCTTCACCATGGCACCGATTCTGTGTCTCATTCCGACATTCATCGGATTTGCGGTTATTCCCTGGGGCCCGAACTGGACGTTCGAGATCGGCGGGGTCTCCGTGAAGCCGTTCATCATCAGCGATATCAACATCGGCATTCTGTACATCTTGGCCTTCGCCTCGCTCGCCGCCTATGGCATCATCCTGGGAGGGTGGGCTTCCAACAGCAAGTACTCGTTGCTCGGCGGGTTACGATCGGCGGCGCAGATCATCAGCTACGAGCTCAATGTCGGATTGTCCATTGTCGGCGTGTTGCTTTTGGCCGGCTCGCTCAGCCTCGTGAAAATCACCGATGCCCAGGCCGGAGGCTTTTGGAATTGGTTTCTCTTCGCGTTACCGGCCCCGCAGATTTTTGCGTTCGTCGTCTACGTGATCTCAACCGTAGCGGAAACCAACCGAGTCCCGTTCGATCTACCGGAAGCGGAGAGCGAACTCGTCGCCGGCTTCTTCACTGAATACAGCGGCCTCAGATTCGCGTTCTTTTTCCTGGCTGAGTACGCCAACATGATGTTAGTGTCCTGTGTCGCCGCCGCCCTGTTTCTCGGCGGATGGAACGCACCGTACCCTGGAACGATTTTGGGGCTCATCGGTTTGCCGTCCTTTGCTTGGGTGGAGAACACGATGTGGTTTGCGGTCAAGACCTACTCCTTCTTGTTCCTCTTCTTCTGGCTCCGGGCCACGTTGCCAAGACTACGATACGATCAGCTCATGAGGTTCGGCTGGAAGGTGATGCTGCCCATCGCATTGGGTAACATTGTCGTGACATCTATTGCGGTATTCGTCTACCAACAGATGAAGTAG